In Cryptomeria japonica chromosome 10, Sugi_1.0, whole genome shotgun sequence, a genomic segment contains:
- the LOC131859245 gene encoding replication protein A 70 kDa DNA-binding subunit A-like, translated as MASPAASQQPSTETSEVEQHLQLTPHALLCINAGDDVPSPLLQLLSFEKLIDDENDNARYKVVLSDATHMQLAILPPKYSGLLLSETLKIGTILSLTAYACRNVWNSRTIIIFSLAVKFTNSPLLGKPRYLFKEQEQQMLGRDTPATTKRSLKFGIHLPPVQHESSVNINPIKALNPFQNKWTIKGRVTNKRKMHQYSTPKSTGQVFSFDMIDSEGTEIRITCFGDVAEMHYHRVEPGTYYTVSKGCVKEANTKWNKLNSHLEITLDNNSILKRCDDVVECEANNSQFTPINEITYCTNNTLVDVIGIVVAIGEPSLIRRKDGSEVTKRIVKINDASTFTIDVNLWGETWQGLGEDLKSMHTTQTAVVLAVRNARVGYFNGKVVNTTTATTLNINPSIPETETLMSRGKISDALLPLSCVAGQLNSQYSRMTITAVLERTSVLSETVESTIRAVVRIIKTDSFCYPACPLKFNGKECKKKCTQQSDNQWFCSRCQTAVPECNYKYLLQMKLQDHTGALWATAFDEVGTNILQISAKELYMLQYDLTTQKTP; from the exons ATGGCCTCTCCTGCTGCCTCGCAACAACCTTCTACAGAAACTTCG GAAGTGGAACAACATCTACAATTGACCCCACATGCACTGCTCTGCATCAACGCTGGGGATGATGTCCCCTCTCCACTGCTTCAGCTTTTGTCTTTTGAAAAATTGATagacgatgaaaatgacaatgcCCGATATAAGGTTGTTTTGTCTGATGCCACACACATGCAATTGGCGATCCTCCCACCTAAGTATAGTGGTTTGCTGCTTTCAGAGACATTAAAGATTGGCACTATCCTATCATTGACAGCCTATGCTTGTAGAAATGTTTGGAACTCAAG GACTATAATAATATTCAGCCTTGCTGTCAAATTTACCAATTCTCCATTGCTTGGGAAACCTAGATATCTGTTTAAAGAGCAAGAACAACAAATGTTGGGTCGAGACACACCTGCCACAACTAAACGATCCCTTAAATTTGGAATTCACCTCCCACCTGTGCAGCATGAATCTTCTGTTAATATCAACCCGATTAAAGCCTTGAACCCCTTccaaaataaatggacaataaAGGGGCGTGTGACAAACAAGAGGAAGATGCATCAATACAGTACACCAAAGTCCACTGGCCAAGTATTTAGCTTTGACATGATAGATAGTGAAGGTACTGAAATTAGGATAACTTGCTTTGGCGATGTAGCAGAAATGCATTATCATAGGGTTGAACCAGGAACATATTATACTGTGTCAAAAGGTTGCGTTAAAGAAGCTAACACTAAATGGAATAAGCTTAACAGCCATCTTGAGATAACTTTGGACAACAATTCAATATTGAAGCGTTGTGATGATGTTGTTGAATGTGAAGCAAATAATTCTCAATTCACACCAATCAATGAAATTACATACTGCACCAACAACACTTTAGTTGATGTTATTGGTATTGTAGTTGCTATTGGAGAACCCTCATTAATTCGCAGGAAGGATGGAAGCGAAGTAACAAAGAGAATTGTAAAAATAAATGATGCCTCAACTTTTACTATCGATGTTAACTTATGGGGAGAAACATGGCAAGGGCTAGGTGAAGATTTGAAGAGCATGCACACAACCCAAACAGCTGTTGTCCTTGCAGTCAGAAATGCTCGTGTTGGTTATTTCAATGGAAAGGTGGTCAACACAACCACAGCAACAACCCTAAATATAAACCCTTCTATACCTGAAACAGAGACACTTATGTCAAGAGGAAAGATTTCAGATGCCCTTTTACCGCTATCATGTGTTGCTGGCCAGCTTAACTCACAATACAGTAGGATGACAATCACAGCTGTTTTAGAGCGTACAAGTGTTCTCTCTGAAACAGTTGAAAGTACTATTAGGGCTGTTGTGAGAATCATTAAAACTGATTCTTTTTGCTATCCAGCCTGCCCTTTGAAATTTAATGGAAAAGAATGTAAAAAGAAATGCACCCAGCAAAGTGATAATCAATGGTTTTGTTCAAGATGTCAAACTGCTGTGCCAGAATGCAATTACAAATACTTATTGCAGATGAAGCTCCAAGATCATACAGGGGCTCTTTGGGCTACTGCCTTTGATGAGGTTGGCACAAATATACTACAAATATCTGCCAAGGAGCTTTACATGCTACAGTACGATTTGACTACACAAAAAACGCCTTAG
- the LOC131069561 gene encoding uncharacterized protein LOC131069561 — protein sequence MQNTPQGCNLRKAKKREQNCRYYAQHREQISKKRRLEQMKHKMLLPTPPPCNTPQMINSDSPILNQSLPFSSGQTSFVSQQIQQPSLHSSKLQQKHVTQNRQPLYHQTILQPTTTQQCTTNCFSSVQYIQALQAFRHHIDSLSMLQTCSICKERYIGMLLCGNQQHIICSRCFSENGVHRFSLANNLDPGEQPVVLKKLTQVEEMLIARVAPVLQVRHGKGGQYKYSGHTISFPQDISEIAKLLPQRLKDLEVLIVHRSNIQGTKYDCYVNKFHVMDALSYKIQHDQYYNDVVIDFDVVNLLPNTTTDISNMLHSLEEHTDVTGIPPTEDLLDNCNEYDANMSSSFVPKLPPPPRELDTVKRTLQLDVDTNNNIPWPEINLSPINEYNTIGLLSMAFPTLFPFGVALPLQPRIKHVYLHEYALHLLRYADQRFGQHVRFRYYIYNLIMRHCSQQSVAIFIKTNLGESIPTTIEALHGRLQNTPDDQLPSQLLRFGATLRGTRAYWRKSRKELTAMISQLGPPTLFFTLSSADTKWPDLHRLFSENDGQTTQFTRKQLTDHVICNPHITALYLHNRFTIFHEEIIQKLFQAKDHWYRYEWQHRGSGHIHGFLWLLGAPNMETINWTDDNEVQMAKTFFDQYVSTWNPHIAADRMNAMHYTAMDDPCLADTKKIFTMDAALDYEALLNTLQRHTKCTEQTCLKKKGPTFECRYKAPWVQQEMSTLTVDNDNNPCYKPARNDDRLNIHNPWMLSLWRANIDCQPVTSKKAVLQYISKYASKSENKSQSYIEMLKTILNTSKSEDSILLTYQKFMMGIVVDRDISAQETCHMLQKLPLLSCSRQFVSLNVGRKILHRVIKSDNGADLSTTYIHAYMQRPFELNATNLLQSAQGFSYNSQRKKTKWHIRDKKAIVTVYPQFTEPPNEDTNQFEIFCLSELLLYKPFRDIPTEIGASKEQIIKNWKTFKKTNYNRLGNQQIIDDCTLPNEDDSDNNGSQHQDDTNLYEWEQRSQMGASNNFVQNDLQMLGRRDYDISHFWGATVVVDQLDSIALQFISTSKLKSQHTSMQISNQDTKKNQLSPQQKVALNIILQHHNNQSATTPLRMIVQGTAGTGKSFLIDCIRKELNISPPMTANPLLVLAPTGVAAFNIQATTIHAGLCIPIREMHPLTGQSLMTLQEQLKHIKYILIDEMSFLGPKLLLKIDNRLRQTFPNKQHDNFGGVSMILVGDLAQLPPVMDKPIYASHSTPLSLWHSFTIVITLDTIFRQQGASIRQQQFKALLHNLRNTQALQHDWQFLMCQTNATLTIQQKKDFNSSIHLFATNESARLHNRKMLKELNLPVALSLAKIAKQTNIEYDTNEQLPLEVLLSIDQQVMLIANLWIKVGLVNGAIGLIKQIVYENNTKPPDLPKYVVVQFNDYNGPPWDIAHPKDIPILPITRGRRTQVPLTMSWAITIHKSQGLTLDTATIDIGNTEKQGLTFTAISRVKTIDGIRIEPPFSFERFSKLQNNPYTSIRKKEETCLQLLSAQTDIYSP from the coding sequence ATGCAGAACACACCACAAGGATGCAATCTTAGGAAAGCGAAAAAAAGAGAACAAAATTGTCGCTATTATGCACAACATAGAGAACAAATCTCTAAAAAGCGTCGCCTGGAGCAAATGAAACACAAAATGCTCTTGCCTACACCTCCACCATGCAACACCCCACAGATGATCAATTCAGATTCGCCTATTTTGAATCAAAGCCTTCCTTTCTCATCTGGCCAGACCAGTTTTGTATCACAGCAAATACAACAACCTTCATTGCATAGTAGCAAGCTACAACAGAAACATGTAACACAAAACAGGCAACCTCTATACCATCAGACAATATTGCAGCCTACAACAACACAACAATGCACAACAAATTGTTTCTCTTCTGTGCAGTACATTCAAGCATTGCAAGCCTTCCGCCATCACATTGATTCGCTGTCCATGCTTCAAACATGTAGTATTTGTAAGGAAAGATATATTGGAATGCTGTTATGCGGGAACCAACAACATATTATTTGTTCAAGATGCTTTTCTGAAAATGGTGTTCATCGTTTCTCCTTGGCAAATAACTTAGACCCAGGCGAGCAACCTGTTGTGTTAAAAAAACTTACACAAGTAGAAGAGATGCTTATAGCTAGGGTTGCTCCTGTTTTGCAAGTCAGACATGGAAAAGGTGGCCAATACAAATATTCTGGTCACACAATAAGTTTTCCCCAAGATATTTCAGAAATTGCAAAACTTTTGCCACAAAGACTAAAAGACCTTGAAGTTCTTATTGTCCATCGAAGTAATATACAAGGCACAAAATATGATTGTTATGTGAATAAATTCCATGTTATGGATGCATTGAGCTATAAAATACAACATGACCAGTACTATAATGATGTtgtcatagactttgatgttgtCAACCTGCTTCCTAATACTACAACAGATATATCAAATATGCTACACTCTTTAGAAGAGCATACTGATGTAACAGGTATTCCACCAACAGAAGACCTTCTGGACAATTGCAATGAATATGATGCAAATATGTCATCATCTTTTGTTCCAAAACTGCCTCCTCCACCCCGCGAACTAGATACAGTTAAGAGAACCTTGCAGTTAGATGTTGATACTAATAATAATATCCCTTGGCCTGAAATAAACTTGTCTCCGATAAATGAATATAATACAATAGGCTTGTTAAGCATGGCATTCCCAACCCTTTTCCCATTTGGAGTTGCACTTCCACTACAGCCACGTATCAAGCATGTTTATTTACATGAATATGCTCTCCACTTACTTAGATATGCTGATCAAAGATTTGGGCAGCATGTTAGATTCCGGTATTATATTTACAATCTAATTATGAGACATTGTTCGCAACAATCTGTAGCTATCTTCATTAAAACTAATTTGGGAGAGTCTATCCCAACCACTATCGAAGCACTCCATGGACGATTGCAAAACACTCCTGATGATCAGCTGCCTAGCCAATTGTTGCGCTTTGGTGCAACTCTTCGAGGCACCCGTGCATATTGGCGTAAATCTAGAAAAGAGCTTACTGCAATGATCTCCCAATTGGGGCCCCCAACACTGTTCTTTACATTAAGTTCAGCTGATACCAAATGGCCTGATTTGCATAGGCTTTTCTCTGAAAATGATGGCCAAACCACACAGTTTACAAGAAAACAACTTACAGACCATGTGATCTGCAATCCACATATAACAGCATTATACCTTCACAACAGATTTACAATATTTCATGAAGAAATTATTCAAAAGTTGTTCCAAGCAAAGGATCATTGGTATAGGTATGAATGGCAACATCGAGGCTCAGGCCATATTCATGGCTTCTTATGGCTCCTTGGAGCACCAAATATGGAGACCATTAATTGGACAGATGATAATGAGGTGCAAATGGCAAAAACTTTCTTCGACCAATATGTTTCTACTTGGAACCCTCACATTGCAGCAGACCGCATGAATGCAATGCACTACACTGCAATGGATGACCCTTGCCTAGCTGATACAAAAAAAATCTTCACCATGGATGCTGCATTGGATTATGAAGCATTGCTTAATACTTTACAGAGACACACAAAATGTACAGAACAAACATGCCTCAAGAAAAAAGGTCCCACATTTGAATGTCGTTACAAAGCTCCATGGGTTCAACAAGAGATGTCTACATTGACAGTTGACAATGACAACAACCCATGCTATAAACCTGCAAGGAATGATGATCGTTTAAATATTCATAATCCTTGGATGCTTTCACTATGGAGAGCTAATATCGATTGTCAACCAGTCACTTCAAAAAAAGCTGTCCTCCAATACATTTCAAAGTATgcttcaaaatcagaaaacaaatcgCAATCCTATATTGAAATGCTGAAAACAATACTAAATACAAGTAAATCTGAAGATAGCATTTTATTAACATATCAGAAATTTATGATGGGCATAGTAGTAGACCGTGATATCAGTGCAcaagaaacttgccatatgttACAGAAATTGCCTCTTCTAAGTTGTAGCCGCCAATTTGTCTCTCTAAATGTTGGCAGAAAAATACTGCACCGTGTCATAAAATCAGATAATGGAGCTGACCTTTCCACAACTTATATCCATGCTTATATGCAGCGCCCTTTTGaattaaatgcaacaaatttgcTACAATCAGCACAAGGGTTTTCCTATAATTCTCAACGCAAAAAAACAAAATGGCACATCagggataaaaaagcaattgtgacTGTATATCCTCAGTTTACAGAGCCTCCAAATGAAGATACCAATCAGTTTGAGATTTTTTGTTTGTCTGAATTGCTGCTATACAAACCATTCCGTGACATCCCAACTGAAATAGGAGCTTCAAAGGAACAAATTATAAAAAATTGGAAAACCTTTAAAAAGACAAATTACAACCGTTTGGGAAATCAACAAATTATAGATGATTGCACCCTTCCAAATGAAGATGATAGTGACAATAATGGTTCCCAACATCAAGATGATACAAATCTGTACGAGTGGGAGCAGCGCTCACAAATGGGAGCTTCAAATAACTTTGTCCAGAATGATCTGCAAATGCTAGGCCGTCGTGATTACGATATTAGCCACTTTTGGGGAGCAACTGTTGTGGTTGATCAACTAGACTCCATTGCCCTTCAGTTCATATCTACAAGCAAGCTAAAATCCCAACACACTAGCATGCAAATCTCCAACCAAGACACAAAAAAAAACCAGCTATCACCTCAGCAAAAAGTTGCGCTCAACATCATTCTACAACATCATAATAATCAATCTGCAACAACACCTTTACGAATGATTGTTCAAGGCACTGCTGGCACTGGTAAATCATTTTTAATAGATTGTATTAGAAAAGAATTAAACATATCTCCACCTATGACGGCAAACCCATTGCTTGTTTTAGCACCAACAGGAGTTGCTGCATTTAATATACAAGCGACAACAATCCATGCAGGGTTGTGCATACCTATAAGAGAAATGCATCCTTTGACAGGGCAATCATTAATGACATTGCAAGAGCAATTGAAACATATCAAATATATTCTGATAGACGAAATGAGCTTTTTGGGCCCGAAACTACTACTTAAGATAGATAACCGTTTACGCCAAACATTCCCTAACAAACAACATGACAACTTTGGTGGCGTGTCCATGATTCTTGTTGGTGATCTTGCTCAGCTTCCCCCTGTTATGGATAAACCTATATATGCTTCACACTCTACACCCCTCAGTTTATGGCATTCTTTTACTATTGTCATAACATTGGACACTATTTTCCGCCAGCAAGGTGCATCTATAAGACAACAACAATTCAAAGCACTTCTTCACAACTTAAGAAACACTCAAGCACTCCAACATGATTGGCAGTTTCTAATGTGCCAGACAAATGCAACATTAACTATTCAACAAAAGAAAGATTTCAACTCTTCAATCCACTTGTTTGCAACAAATGAATCTGCACGCTTGCATAATAGGAAAATGCTCAAAGAATTAAATTTGCCTGTCGCTCTAAGTTTAGCTAAAATTGCTAAGCAAACAAATATTGAATATGACACCAATGAACAGCTACCATTGGAAGTATTACTTTCTATTGATCAGCAAGTGATGTTAATAGCTAACTTGTGGATCAAAGTTGGCCTTGTTAATGGTGCTATTGGTCTCATAAAACAGATTGTATATGAAAACAATACAAAACCACCAGACTTGCCAAAATATGTGGTTGTCCAATTCAATGATTATAATGGACCTCCATGGGATATAGCACATCCAAAAGATATACCCATTTTGCCAATAACGCGAGGTAGGCGTACGCAAGTGCCTTTAACAATGTCTTGGGCCATCACTATTCACAAATCCCAAGGTCTTACATTAGATACAGCTACCATTGACATAGGTAATACTGAAAAGCAAGGCCTCACATTCACAGCTATTTCCAGAGTGAAGACAATTGATGGAATACGGATCGAACCACCATTCTCTTTTGAAAGGTTTTCCAAACTGCAAAATAATCCTTATACATCcattagaaagaaagaagaaacttgttTGCAGCTACTCTCTGCGCAAACAGATATCTATTCACCTTAA